One genomic segment of Caballeronia sp. TF1N1 includes these proteins:
- a CDS encoding class II aldolase/adducin family protein → MNEVLEKPASSIVKEGKVSIYQPEQEGLIFPELPEFKNAAEHRQYLKERLVGACRAFALQGFDYGFAGHLTVRDPENPGLYWTNPMAIHFSQVKVSNLICADHKGTVVEGNHAINRAGFVLHAAVHEMHQDIVAMCHAHTLYGTAFASLGKALEPISQDAAAFFEDHVVIGEEAGKVAVEVKGGNKVALAFKGVKAAIHQNHGLLTASRHSIDSAAFWFIALERCCHQQLMIEQTGITPKLVTPDRARYSREHVGSDYIGWLHFQTIWNDLVATQPDMFD, encoded by the coding sequence ATGAACGAAGTGCTCGAAAAGCCCGCATCGTCGATCGTCAAGGAAGGCAAGGTATCGATCTATCAGCCGGAGCAGGAAGGGCTGATCTTTCCTGAATTGCCGGAATTCAAGAATGCGGCCGAACATCGGCAGTATTTGAAAGAGCGGCTAGTGGGTGCATGTCGCGCCTTCGCGCTGCAAGGTTTCGATTACGGTTTCGCCGGGCATCTCACCGTGCGCGATCCAGAAAACCCCGGCCTGTACTGGACTAATCCGATGGCCATTCACTTTTCGCAAGTGAAGGTGTCGAATCTGATCTGCGCGGATCACAAGGGCACCGTCGTCGAGGGCAATCACGCGATCAATCGCGCCGGCTTCGTGTTGCATGCGGCCGTGCATGAGATGCACCAGGATATCGTCGCCATGTGCCACGCGCACACGCTCTACGGCACCGCGTTCGCGTCGCTCGGCAAAGCGCTCGAACCAATCTCGCAAGACGCCGCTGCTTTCTTCGAAGATCACGTCGTGATCGGCGAGGAAGCGGGCAAGGTTGCGGTGGAAGTGAAAGGCGGCAACAAGGTCGCGCTCGCCTTCAAGGGCGTGAAAGCCGCGATCCACCAGAACCACGGGCTGCTCACGGCGAGTCGCCACAGTATCGACTCCGCGGCGTTCTGGTTCATTGCGCTGGAGCGCTGCTGCCATCAGCAACTGATGATCGAGCAAACCGGCATCACGCCTAAGCTCGTCACGCCGGACCGCGCGCGTTACAGCCGCGAACACGTGGGCAGCGACTATATCGGCTGGCTGCACTTCCAGACTATCTGGAACGACCTCGTCGCCACGCAGCCGGACATGTTCGACTGA
- a CDS encoding IclR family transcriptional regulator C-terminal domain-containing protein, which translates to MTKTSTLDKRDWIAGLEKGLAILEAFDDQHARMTPTQAAVRTGMTRTAARRYLLTLAHLGYVQTDGKLFNLTPRVLRVGWSYFDSARLPRIVQPYLQQLSALIHESVYVSVLDEWDLVIIARNGSTRVMTTGFVLGARVPAALMSGGIVLLAHKPDEEAVRKWLDATEFKPFTPLTITNKERLYEKIRAARVEGYVAIEQQLQVGVRGIAVPMKNRHGQVVAALSANMPIGKETSEAALARVLPPLQETALNMLNVI; encoded by the coding sequence ATGACGAAAACATCGACACTCGACAAGCGCGACTGGATCGCCGGACTGGAGAAAGGTCTAGCCATTCTCGAAGCCTTTGACGACCAGCACGCTCGCATGACGCCGACGCAAGCCGCCGTGCGCACCGGCATGACGCGCACGGCCGCGCGCCGCTATTTGCTGACGCTGGCACATCTCGGTTACGTGCAAACCGATGGCAAGCTCTTCAACCTGACGCCGCGCGTGTTGCGCGTGGGCTGGTCGTACTTCGACTCGGCGCGGCTGCCGCGTATCGTGCAGCCTTATCTGCAGCAGTTGAGCGCGCTGATCCACGAGTCAGTGTATGTGAGTGTGCTGGACGAATGGGATCTCGTCATCATCGCGCGAAACGGCTCGACGCGCGTCATGACCACCGGGTTCGTGCTCGGCGCGCGCGTGCCGGCGGCGTTGATGTCGGGCGGCATCGTTCTGCTCGCGCACAAGCCGGACGAGGAAGCGGTGCGCAAGTGGCTCGACGCGACGGAGTTCAAGCCGTTCACGCCGCTCACCATCACCAACAAGGAGAGGTTGTACGAAAAGATTCGCGCGGCGCGCGTGGAAGGTTACGTTGCAATCGAACAGCAATTGCAGGTGGGCGTGCGCGGGATCGCCGTGCCGATGAAGAACCGTCACGGGCAGGTGGTCGCGGCCTTGTCGGCGAATATGCCGATCGGAAAAGAAACGAGCGAGGCTGCGCTCGCTCGGGTCTTGCCGCCGCTTCAGGAGACGGCGTTGAACATGCTCAACGTGATCTGA
- a CDS encoding FUSC family protein: protein MPNENSTRAAPPLERDALSGVDALAPVLRDAFVSLGRELIAIKPTPERAHFATQAMFSVALAVALAYAFHLTHIWWAAISGFAVMQTKFSACAQRGVHRVLGTVAGALLGAVAGPLIGDVPWLFVPLLGLIAGFSVFRALVSDAGYAWVLGAVTALMVTFEAHRLDSASATASFAVLRVVEVIVGTVACVAVSALFHAGVQHYRKKRGAALVPGAQASSTADRVNANSLAVTHAITLVPSDAAQAVQALEAAHAQHVADVMRKRLAWQSAWSIMILAALAYAWNLPGFAQAMVTAVAVLILPASALDKPTKKPVTQRMVQRLVGCLLAGAVSLALLPLLGDNAFACMLALCAGVWLGCHVQTGSQGASYVGRQFSIAFIMVFVQDHHWSSDPMPAVLRLSGILCGIVVLAWVMAVGTAWSARQGARSMMR from the coding sequence ATGCCCAACGAAAACTCGACCCGTGCCGCCCCGCCGCTCGAACGTGACGCCCTGAGCGGCGTGGACGCGCTCGCGCCCGTTCTGCGCGATGCCTTCGTCTCGCTGGGCCGCGAACTCATCGCGATCAAACCGACGCCCGAGCGCGCGCACTTCGCCACGCAGGCGATGTTCTCGGTGGCGCTCGCGGTCGCGCTGGCCTACGCGTTTCACTTGACGCACATCTGGTGGGCCGCCATCAGCGGCTTCGCCGTCATGCAGACCAAGTTCTCCGCGTGCGCGCAACGCGGCGTGCATCGCGTGCTCGGCACGGTGGCGGGCGCGTTGCTCGGGGCGGTGGCCGGGCCGCTCATCGGCGATGTGCCGTGGCTCTTCGTGCCGCTGCTCGGGTTGATCGCAGGCTTCTCGGTGTTTCGCGCGCTCGTTTCGGATGCCGGCTACGCCTGGGTGCTCGGCGCGGTGACCGCGCTGATGGTGACGTTCGAGGCGCATCGGCTCGATTCGGCATCGGCGACGGCTTCGTTCGCGGTGCTGCGCGTGGTCGAGGTGATCGTCGGCACCGTGGCGTGCGTGGCCGTGTCGGCGCTCTTTCACGCGGGCGTGCAGCATTATCGGAAAAAGCGTGGCGCGGCGCTCGTGCCGGGCGCGCAGGCGTCGTCCACGGCCGACAGGGTGAATGCCAACAGCCTCGCCGTCACGCATGCCATCACGCTCGTTCCCTCCGATGCCGCGCAAGCCGTGCAAGCGCTCGAAGCCGCGCACGCGCAGCACGTTGCCGACGTCATGCGCAAGCGCCTGGCATGGCAGTCCGCGTGGTCGATCATGATTCTCGCGGCGCTCGCGTATGCGTGGAATTTGCCCGGCTTCGCGCAGGCGATGGTAACGGCCGTTGCCGTGCTGATCTTGCCCGCATCCGCACTGGACAAGCCGACGAAAAAACCCGTCACGCAGCGCATGGTGCAGCGGCTCGTCGGCTGTCTGCTGGCGGGAGCGGTGAGCCTCGCGCTCTTGCCGCTGCTGGGCGACAACGCGTTCGCCTGCATGCTCGCGCTGTGCGCGGGCGTGTGGCTTGGCTGTCACGTGCAGACGGGCTCGCAGGGCGCGAGCTATGTCGGGCGGCAGTTCAGCATCGCGTTCATCATGGTCTTCGTGCAGGACCACCATTGGTCGTCGGACCCGATGCCCGCCGTGCTGCGGCTGTCCGGCATTCTGTGCGGGATCGTCGTGCTCGCGTGGGTGATGGCGGTCGGCACGGCGTGGTCCGCGCGGCAGGGCGCTCGCTCGATGATGCGATAA
- a CDS encoding NAD-dependent epimerase/dehydratase family protein, with product MTHGEQALVLGASGGIGSEVARQLRDAGWRVRGMKRGAPDARPDLHGIEWIQGDAMNRADVKRAARGCAVIVHAVNPPGYKRWADFVLPMIDHTIAAAKAEGATIVLPGTVYNFGPDALPFIDERAPQRPLTEKGAIRVEMEARLERASKDGARVLIVRAGDFFGPRAGNNWFSQGLVTPGKPVRKISCPGARGVGHEWSYLPDVARTMIELLRRRDTLEPFARFHMGGHWDEDGMQFARAIQRVAARNRPRIVGFPWWLLALASPFNTTFRELREMRYLWRTPVRMNNALLVHTLGHEPHTPLDEAVEATLVGLGCLNPGERA from the coding sequence ATGACACACGGCGAACAGGCATTGGTGCTCGGGGCGAGCGGCGGAATTGGCAGCGAAGTGGCGCGACAGCTGCGCGACGCGGGCTGGCGCGTGCGCGGTATGAAACGGGGCGCACCCGACGCGCGGCCCGACCTGCACGGCATCGAATGGATTCAGGGCGATGCCATGAACCGCGCGGATGTCAAGCGCGCCGCACGGGGCTGCGCGGTCATCGTGCATGCGGTGAATCCGCCGGGCTACAAGCGCTGGGCCGACTTCGTCTTGCCGATGATCGATCACACCATCGCCGCCGCGAAAGCCGAGGGCGCGACCATCGTGCTGCCGGGCACGGTGTACAACTTCGGGCCGGACGCGCTGCCCTTCATCGATGAGCGCGCGCCACAGCGTCCGCTCACGGAAAAAGGCGCGATACGCGTGGAGATGGAAGCGCGACTGGAACGCGCGAGCAAGGACGGCGCGCGCGTGCTGATCGTGCGCGCGGGCGATTTCTTCGGGCCGAGAGCGGGCAACAACTGGTTTTCGCAGGGACTCGTGACGCCGGGCAAACCGGTCAGGAAAATCAGTTGTCCCGGTGCGCGCGGTGTCGGGCATGAATGGTCGTATCTACCCGATGTGGCGCGCACGATGATCGAGTTGCTTCGACGCCGCGATACGCTCGAACCCTTCGCGCGCTTTCACATGGGCGGACATTGGGACGAAGACGGCATGCAGTTCGCTCGTGCTATCCAGCGCGTCGCCGCGCGCAACCGGCCGCGCATCGTCGGGTTTCCGTGGTGGTTGCTCGCGCTGGCATCGCCCTTCAATACGACGTTTCGAGAGCTGCGCGAGATGCGCTACTTATGGCGCACGCCGGTGCGCATGAACAACGCCTTGCTCGTCCATACGCTCGGCCACGAACCGCATACGCCGCTCGATGAAGCCGTCGAAGCCACGCTCGTCGGACTCGGCTGTCTCAATCCCGGCGAGCGCGCCTGA
- a CDS encoding LysR family transcriptional regulator, whose translation MDRFQAMSTFVTVVETGGFASAARKLEVSPSVVSRVVTELEERLGVRLLTRTTRVVRLTDAGRGYFEDCRRILGELDSADLAATGTHSSPRGVLAITAPVMFGRLHVMPVMLDYLSRYREADASCWFVDRVVNLVDEGIDVAVRIAELPDSSLQAITVGHVRRVLCASPEYLDEHGTPRHPADLDDHTIITSTGSSTPPEWRLYEGERHIVVRARPRLSTTTNDSAMEAALAGFGIARLLSYQIASHLNEGALVTLLADFEPPPLPVHLVHREGRHVAQKVRAFLDLAVPALRANPSLNWR comes from the coding sequence ATGGATCGTTTCCAGGCAATGTCGACCTTCGTCACCGTGGTCGAAACCGGAGGCTTCGCGTCCGCCGCGCGCAAGCTCGAAGTGTCGCCATCGGTGGTGAGCCGCGTCGTCACGGAACTCGAAGAACGGCTTGGCGTGCGGCTGCTCACGCGCACAACACGCGTCGTGCGTCTCACCGACGCAGGCCGTGGCTACTTCGAGGACTGCCGCCGCATTCTCGGCGAACTCGACAGCGCCGACCTCGCCGCGACCGGCACTCATTCGTCGCCGCGTGGCGTCCTCGCCATCACCGCGCCAGTCATGTTCGGCCGACTGCATGTCATGCCGGTGATGCTCGACTACCTTTCGCGCTATCGGGAAGCGGACGCCAGTTGCTGGTTTGTCGATCGCGTGGTGAATCTCGTCGACGAAGGTATCGACGTGGCGGTGCGGATCGCGGAACTGCCGGACTCGTCGCTGCAGGCGATTACCGTGGGCCACGTGCGGCGGGTGCTGTGCGCGTCGCCCGAATATCTCGATGAACACGGCACGCCGCGACATCCCGCCGACCTCGATGACCATACGATCATCACGTCCACCGGCTCCTCGACGCCGCCCGAATGGCGTCTTTACGAGGGCGAGCGGCATATCGTCGTGCGCGCGCGGCCGCGCCTTTCCACCACGACCAACGACTCGGCGATGGAAGCCGCGCTCGCGGGCTTCGGCATTGCGCGGCTGCTTTCTTATCAGATCGCGTCGCATCTGAACGAAGGCGCGCTCGTCACCCTTCTCGCCGATTTCGAACCGCCGCCGCTGCCGGTGCATCTCGTGCATCGCGAGGGGCGCCATGTCGCGCAGAAGGTGCGCGCGTTTCTCGATCTCGCCGTGCCTGCGTTGCGCGCGAATCCATCGCTGAACTGGCGTTAG
- a CDS encoding SDR family NAD(P)-dependent oxidoreductase: MSRIFITGSSDGLGLMAARLLIEQGHAVVLHARNAARAEDARTVLPQAQGVVTGDLASLEATRGVAKQVNRLGHFDAVIHNAGVGYREPGRIETVDGLPHVFAINVLAPYVLTALIEKPSRLVYLSSGMHHGTPANLDDIEWTQRRWNGSLAYAESKFMDVLLALAVARYWPDVLSNALEPGWVPTKMGGASAPDDMDKAHRTQAWLAASDDDKARVSGRYFFHLRERSCDPAARDEAMQDRLIGICERLSGVRIDR; this comes from the coding sequence ATGTCACGAATTTTCATCACCGGATCGAGCGACGGGCTCGGTCTCATGGCCGCGCGTCTTTTGATCGAACAAGGGCATGCCGTGGTGCTGCATGCGCGCAACGCGGCGCGCGCCGAGGACGCACGCACTGTCCTGCCGCAAGCGCAAGGCGTCGTCACGGGCGATCTCGCGAGTCTGGAAGCCACGCGCGGCGTGGCGAAGCAAGTCAACCGGCTGGGACATTTCGATGCCGTCATTCATAACGCGGGCGTGGGGTATCGCGAGCCGGGCCGTATCGAAACCGTCGATGGCCTGCCGCATGTCTTCGCCATCAACGTGCTCGCGCCGTACGTGCTGACGGCGCTGATCGAGAAGCCATCGCGGCTCGTGTATCTCAGTTCCGGCATGCATCACGGCACGCCCGCGAATCTCGACGACATCGAATGGACGCAACGCCGCTGGAACGGCTCGCTCGCGTATGCGGAAAGCAAGTTCATGGACGTGCTGCTCGCGCTGGCGGTGGCGCGCTACTGGCCGGATGTGCTGTCCAACGCGTTAGAACCCGGCTGGGTGCCGACGAAGATGGGCGGCGCTTCCGCGCCCGACGACATGGACAAGGCGCATCGCACGCAAGCGTGGCTCGCAGCCAGCGACGACGACAAGGCGCGCGTATCGGGCCGCTACTTCTTCCATCTGCGCGAGCGCTCGTGCGATCCGGCCGCGCGCGACGAAGCCATGCAGGACCGCCTGATCGGCATTTGCGAGCGTCTGTCGGGCGTGCGTATCGACAGATGA
- a CDS encoding MFS transporter — protein sequence MASLQDEAHGGRQAKKATASGWIGSALEYYDFFIYAQAAALIFPQLFFPSGNPKVAIVASLATYGVGYVARPIGAFVLGHLGDTHGRKNVLLVCMFLMGFSTMAVGLLPTYHSVGMLAPTLLVILRLVQGFAVAGEISGASSMILEHAPFGRRGFFASFTLQGVQAGQILAAAVFLPLAYFMPEDTFNSWGWRIPFLLSAGVLVAGYIIRREVHETPAFTAEGKHGDLPKSPIKEAFANSTPDMLRVICMALMNVIPVVATIFGAAFAVQASYGIGFSKSVYLWIPVAGNILAVLVIPFVGNLSDKIGRRPPIIVGAILSGLLSFAYLWAISIHNVPVAIVMSLLMWGLVYQGYNAIFPSFFPELFPTRSRVSAMAIAQNIGTTITALLPALFAAVAPPGSNNIPMTVGCITLVVTIIAALAAWSARETFRVRLNDLGKPDAVPMTQQEYDRQRADSMAVEKTAKAHA from the coding sequence ATGGCTAGCCTTCAGGACGAAGCACACGGCGGCCGCCAGGCGAAGAAAGCGACGGCGAGCGGCTGGATCGGCTCGGCGCTCGAGTACTACGACTTCTTCATCTACGCCCAGGCGGCAGCGCTCATCTTCCCGCAGTTGTTCTTTCCCTCGGGCAATCCGAAGGTGGCTATCGTCGCGTCGCTCGCGACTTACGGCGTGGGTTATGTCGCGCGTCCTATCGGCGCATTCGTGCTCGGCCATCTGGGCGACACCCACGGCCGCAAGAACGTCCTGCTGGTCTGCATGTTCCTGATGGGCTTTTCCACCATGGCCGTGGGCCTGTTGCCGACATATCACAGCGTCGGCATGCTCGCACCGACCTTGCTCGTGATCTTGCGTCTGGTTCAGGGCTTCGCCGTGGCCGGCGAAATCTCCGGCGCAAGCTCGATGATTCTCGAACACGCGCCTTTCGGACGACGCGGCTTCTTCGCGAGCTTCACGTTGCAAGGCGTGCAGGCGGGCCAGATTCTCGCCGCCGCCGTGTTCCTGCCGCTCGCGTACTTCATGCCGGAAGACACGTTCAACTCATGGGGCTGGCGCATTCCGTTCCTGCTGTCGGCGGGCGTGCTGGTCGCGGGTTACATCATCCGTCGCGAGGTTCACGAAACGCCGGCGTTCACGGCCGAAGGCAAGCATGGCGATCTGCCGAAGTCGCCGATCAAGGAAGCGTTCGCCAACAGCACGCCTGACATGCTGCGCGTGATCTGCATGGCGCTCATGAACGTCATTCCCGTGGTCGCCACGATCTTCGGCGCGGCTTTCGCGGTGCAGGCTTCCTACGGCATCGGTTTCTCGAAGAGCGTGTATCTGTGGATTCCGGTCGCGGGCAACATCCTCGCCGTGCTGGTGATTCCGTTCGTCGGCAATCTGTCGGACAAGATCGGGCGCCGTCCGCCGATCATCGTCGGCGCTATCCTCTCGGGGCTGCTGTCGTTCGCTTATCTGTGGGCGATCAGCATCCACAATGTGCCGGTTGCCATCGTCATGTCGCTGCTGATGTGGGGTCTCGTGTATCAGGGCTATAACGCGATTTTCCCGAGCTTCTTCCCGGAACTGTTCCCGACGCGCTCCCGCGTTTCGGCCATGGCGATCGCGCAGAACATCGGCACCACCATTACCGCGCTCTTGCCCGCCCTCTTCGCAGCGGTCGCGCCGCCGGGATCGAACAATATTCCGATGACGGTCGGTTGCATCACGCTGGTGGTGACGATCATCGCGGCGCTTGCGGCATGGTCGGCTCGCGAGACCTTCCGCGTTCGCCTGAACGATCTGGGCAAGCCGGACGCCGTGCCGATGACCCAGCAGGAATACGACCGTCAGCGCGCCGACTCCATGGCCGTGGAAAAAACCGCCAAGGCGCACGCCTGA
- the zwf gene encoding glucose-6-phosphate dehydrogenase: MTNQTSSSNERPLDMIIFGGGGDLAARKLLPALYMAHSHCNLPPDTRILAIGRKDWTREDYLKNFMEKQSRPFIDEKGFDAQSWDKFLALFDYVRVDVENPDDFRRLAEASRENAQRVFYLSTSPELFTTICDNLAAAGLVDEQSRVVLEKPLGHDLASAVEINNAVGKRFKEEQIYRIDHYLGKETVQNLMVLRFGNAIFGPLWQAPYIKSVQITVSETVGVGSRAGFYDHTGALRDMVQNHLLQLLCIVAMEPPVSLDPDAVRDEKLKVLKSLRPMSVADIARDTVRGQYAAGAVGGEAVKGYLQEDNVPAESRAETFVALRAHINNWRWANVPFFLRTGKRMQNRRSEIVIDFADLPFSIIPAGPRHYGNRLTITLQPEESIQLQMMAKEPGSGMQMLPVNLNLDLQQAFTERRAEAYERLLIDVIRGRLTHFMRRDELEAAWAWVEPILNGWKELGDKPRGYTAGTFGPAASSALMARENLAWAEEA; the protein is encoded by the coding sequence ATGACGAATCAAACATCTTCCTCGAATGAACGCCCGCTCGACATGATCATCTTCGGCGGCGGCGGCGACCTTGCCGCACGCAAGCTGCTGCCCGCGCTCTACATGGCTCATTCGCATTGCAATCTGCCGCCCGACACGCGCATTCTCGCGATCGGCCGCAAGGACTGGACGCGCGAAGACTATCTGAAGAATTTCATGGAGAAGCAGTCGCGTCCGTTCATCGACGAAAAAGGCTTCGATGCGCAGTCGTGGGACAAATTCCTCGCGCTGTTCGACTACGTGCGCGTGGATGTCGAAAACCCGGACGACTTCCGCCGTCTCGCCGAAGCATCGCGCGAGAACGCGCAGCGCGTGTTCTATCTCTCGACCTCGCCGGAACTTTTCACCACCATCTGTGACAATCTCGCGGCAGCGGGTCTCGTGGACGAGCAGTCGCGCGTCGTGCTGGAAAAGCCGCTCGGTCACGATCTCGCCTCGGCGGTCGAGATCAACAACGCCGTCGGCAAGCGCTTCAAGGAAGAGCAGATTTATCGCATCGACCATTATCTCGGCAAGGAGACGGTCCAGAACCTGATGGTGCTGCGCTTTGGCAACGCCATCTTCGGTCCGCTGTGGCAAGCGCCTTATATCAAGAGCGTGCAGATCACGGTGTCGGAAACGGTGGGCGTGGGCAGCCGCGCGGGCTTTTACGATCACACCGGCGCGCTGCGCGACATGGTGCAGAACCACTTGCTGCAACTGCTGTGCATCGTGGCAATGGAACCGCCCGTCTCGCTCGATCCCGACGCCGTGCGCGACGAAAAGCTCAAGGTGCTGAAGTCGCTGCGGCCCATGTCGGTCGCGGATATCGCCCGCGACACCGTGCGCGGTCAGTATGCGGCGGGCGCGGTCGGCGGCGAGGCGGTGAAAGGCTATCTGCAGGAAGACAACGTGCCCGCCGAAAGCCGCGCCGAGACCTTCGTCGCATTGCGCGCGCATATCAACAACTGGCGCTGGGCCAACGTCCCGTTCTTCCTGCGCACCGGCAAGCGCATGCAGAACCGGCGCTCGGAGATCGTCATCGACTTTGCCGACTTGCCGTTCTCGATCATTCCGGCGGGTCCGCGTCATTACGGCAACCGGCTCACCATCACGTTGCAGCCGGAAGAATCAATCCAGTTGCAGATGATGGCGAAGGAACCCGGCAGCGGCATGCAAATGCTGCCCGTCAATCTGAACCTCGATCTGCAGCAGGCGTTCACCGAGCGCCGCGCGGAAGCGTATGAGCGTTTGCTGATCGACGTGATTCGCGGCCGTCTCACGCACTTCATGCGCCGCGACGAACTCGAAGCGGCTTGGGCGTGGGTCGAGCCCATTCTCAACGGCTGGAAGGAACTCGGCGACAAGCCGCGCGGTTATACGGCGGGAACGTTCGGCCCGGCGGCTTCATCGGCACTGATGGCGCGCGAGAATCTCGCGTGGGCCGAGGAAGCGTGA
- a CDS encoding LysE family translocator produces MSAHAFVSANLLLAYSAYFVGTASPGPSNLAIMSIASTSGRRAAFAFAAGVISGSFFWAMLAALGLSAVLTAYTGFLVAVKLCGGVYLLWLAFKSGRSAWRPARRASSVETTEQPDTRKLYARGALLHLTNPKAILVWMSVAALGSSAGEGTAHMLAVVAGCLCIGVCVFGGYAALFSMASARRIYTRIQRGLDAALALVFAVAGIRLLTSRV; encoded by the coding sequence ATGTCTGCTCACGCATTTGTCAGCGCCAACCTTCTGCTGGCCTATTCCGCTTATTTCGTCGGCACGGCAAGCCCCGGCCCGAGCAATCTCGCGATCATGTCGATTGCGAGCACTTCCGGCCGGCGCGCCGCGTTTGCTTTCGCGGCGGGCGTGATCTCCGGCTCCTTCTTCTGGGCGATGCTCGCCGCGCTCGGCCTTTCCGCCGTGTTGACGGCATACACGGGCTTTCTCGTCGCGGTCAAGCTGTGTGGCGGCGTGTATCTCTTGTGGCTCGCGTTCAAGTCGGGCCGCTCGGCGTGGCGGCCGGCGCGCCGTGCATCGTCGGTGGAAACGACTGAGCAACCAGACACGCGCAAGCTCTATGCACGCGGCGCGCTGCTACATCTGACCAATCCGAAGGCCATTCTCGTATGGATGTCGGTGGCAGCGCTCGGCTCATCGGCGGGCGAGGGCACCGCGCACATGCTCGCGGTCGTCGCGGGCTGTCTGTGTATCGGCGTATGCGTGTTCGGCGGCTATGCCGCGCTTTTTTCGATGGCATCGGCGCGCCGCATCTACACGCGCATCCAGCGCGGTCTCGACGCCGCGCTCGCGCTCGTCTTCGCAGTTGCAGGCATTCGACTGCTGACTTCGCGGGTCTGA
- a CDS encoding LysR family transcriptional regulator, translating to MADNIGWELYRTFLAVLQEGSLSGAARSLGITQPTAGRHVEALEKALGVSLFTRSQTGLQPTDVALDLRAHAEAMHSTAASLERAATGHADGASVQGAVRISASEVVGVEVLPPILAALRERHPRLVIELVLSNRVQDLLRREADIAVRMVRPKQTQLVARRVGRIEVGLHAHRDYLAKHGTPRNVAALDRHAIIGFDQPNAFVREASKSLPEFSRDTFALRSDSDLAQLALIRAGAGLGMCQVALARRNESLVRVLPKVFTFQLETWVTMHEDLRGSPRCRAVFDALADGIERYAD from the coding sequence ATGGCAGACAATATTGGCTGGGAGCTGTACCGCACTTTTTTGGCGGTCTTGCAGGAAGGTTCGCTTTCGGGCGCGGCGCGTTCGCTCGGCATCACGCAGCCCACTGCGGGACGGCATGTCGAGGCGCTCGAAAAGGCACTCGGCGTAAGCTTGTTCACGCGCTCGCAAACCGGCCTGCAACCGACCGATGTCGCGCTCGACCTGCGCGCGCATGCCGAGGCGATGCACAGCACGGCCGCATCGCTCGAACGCGCCGCGACGGGTCATGCGGATGGCGCGAGCGTGCAGGGCGCCGTGCGGATCTCGGCGAGCGAAGTCGTGGGCGTCGAAGTGTTGCCGCCCATTCTCGCGGCGTTGCGCGAGCGGCATCCGCGTCTCGTGATCGAACTCGTCCTCAGCAATCGCGTGCAGGACCTGCTCAGACGCGAAGCCGACATCGCCGTGCGCATGGTGCGGCCGAAGCAGACGCAACTCGTCGCGCGGCGCGTCGGGCGGATCGAAGTGGGCTTGCACGCGCATCGCGACTATCTCGCGAAGCATGGCACGCCGCGCAACGTGGCGGCGCTGGATCGGCATGCGATCATCGGTTTCGATCAGCCGAACGCCTTCGTACGCGAAGCGAGCAAGTCGCTGCCGGAATTTTCGCGCGATACGTTCGCCCTGCGCTCGGACAGCGACCTCGCGCAACTTGCGCTGATCCGCGCGGGCGCGGGCCTCGGCATGTGTCAGGTAGCGCTTGCCCGGCGCAACGAGTCACTCGTGCGCGTGCTGCCGAAAGTATTCACGTTTCAGCTCGAAACCTGGGTAACGATGCACGAAGATCTGCGCGGCAGTCCGCGCTGCCGCGCCGTGTTCGACGCGCTGGCGGATGGCATCGAGCGCTATGCGGACTGA
- a CDS encoding nucleoside deaminase — protein sequence MSITAPAPKQQSDAFPPQGLTPTREQIIRHLRHSSVIAERATLLGHHPFGAILVGPDQETVLMEQGNVDTVNHAESVLARVAALNFTPEYLWSCTLYTSVEPCCMCAGTAYWANIGRVVYGLTEARLLDATGNHEENPTMSVSSRYVFDHCQKPVELIGPIAEVEDEVLRVQREFWAKR from the coding sequence ATGAGCATTACCGCGCCCGCGCCCAAGCAGCAAAGCGACGCTTTTCCGCCGCAAGGTCTCACGCCCACGCGCGAGCAGATCATCCGGCATCTGCGGCATTCGAGCGTTATCGCCGAGCGTGCAACGCTGCTCGGTCATCATCCGTTCGGCGCGATCCTCGTCGGTCCTGACCAGGAAACCGTGTTGATGGAGCAAGGCAATGTCGATACCGTGAATCACGCGGAGTCGGTGCTCGCGCGCGTCGCGGCGCTCAACTTCACGCCGGAGTACTTGTGGAGCTGCACGCTCTATACGTCCGTCGAGCCGTGCTGCATGTGCGCGGGAACCGCGTATTGGGCGAACATCGGACGCGTGGTGTATGGACTGACGGAAGCGCGTCTGCTGGACGCCACCGGCAATCACGAAGAGAATCCGACCATGAGCGTCTCGTCACGCTACGTGTTCGATCACTGCCAGAAGCCCGTCGAACTGATCGGCCCGATTGCCGAAGTAGAAGACGAGGTGCTACGAGTGCAACGCGAGTTCTGGGCCAAACGCTAG